The Alphaproteobacteria bacterium SS10 genome includes a region encoding these proteins:
- a CDS encoding DotI/IcmL/TraM family protein, with translation MSVLVKRGLMVVGFIIVVGVMTPIFLEDVPDSRDDFSVVDRPPVNVMRWLLTVLEQRLPMNSQDFSIVLQEAEPLFTIDGYRDYVGILQQARAIDYLRSTNAQFSFTLNEPPEYVAFGVLDGRYSWQFEHNTELKIEFAANSISFPVRLQFDVSRSPDPEALQGIKIRGIRIVNGEETAANSG, from the coding sequence ATGTCAGTTCTGGTAAAACGCGGCCTCATGGTGGTTGGCTTCATTATTGTTGTCGGCGTCATGACACCCATTTTTTTGGAAGATGTCCCCGACTCTCGGGATGATTTCTCAGTCGTCGACCGGCCGCCGGTGAATGTGATGCGATGGCTCCTAACGGTACTTGAGCAACGCTTGCCGATGAACTCCCAGGATTTCAGTATCGTTCTGCAGGAAGCAGAGCCGCTGTTCACCATCGATGGTTACCGCGACTATGTCGGCATCCTGCAGCAGGCCCGGGCAATCGATTATCTGCGATCCACCAATGCCCAATTCTCATTCACGCTGAATGAACCGCCGGAATATGTGGCCTTTGGTGTGCTAGATGGCCGCTACTCTTGGCAGTTTGAGCATAACACCGAGCTCAAGATCGAATTCGCGGCTAACAGCATCAGCTTTCCAGTCCGTTTGCAGTTTGATGTCTCCCGTAGCCCAGATCCTGAGGCGCTTCAGGGCATTAAAATTAGGGGCATCAGAATAGTGAACGGGGAAGAGACGGCGGCTAACTCTGGTTAG
- a CDS encoding YebC/PmpR family DNA-binding transcriptional regulator, with protein sequence MAGHSKFKNIMHRKGAQDAKRARLFTKIAREITVAAKSGMPDPDMNPRLRTAIAAAKQANMPNERIDRAIKSGSGDGDGESYDEMRYEGYGPGGVAVIIEALTDNRNRTAAEIRSAFTKHGGTLGETNSVSFMFDRVGQIMYPASVGDADQVFEAAVEAGADNVESTDETHEITTPVEDFAAVREALVESLGEPQQAGLAWVPQNTIPVNEDQAATLLKLLDVLDDNDDVQNVSANFDIADEVMERLAS encoded by the coding sequence ATGGCCGGCCATTCCAAATTTAAAAACATCATGCACCGCAAAGGTGCCCAAGACGCAAAGCGTGCGCGCCTGTTCACCAAAATCGCCCGTGAGATCACTGTCGCGGCGAAAAGTGGGATGCCCGATCCCGACATGAACCCAAGGCTGCGCACCGCGATTGCAGCCGCGAAACAGGCCAATATGCCGAATGAGCGGATCGACCGCGCCATCAAGAGCGGCAGCGGCGATGGTGATGGCGAGAGCTATGACGAGATGCGCTATGAGGGCTATGGCCCGGGCGGCGTTGCGGTCATCATTGAGGCGCTAACCGATAATCGGAACCGGACAGCAGCGGAAATCCGCTCTGCCTTCACCAAACATGGTGGCACGCTGGGTGAGACCAACTCGGTCAGCTTCATGTTCGATCGGGTCGGCCAGATTATGTATCCGGCCAGTGTCGGTGATGCCGATCAGGTGTTTGAGGCGGCGGTTGAAGCCGGGGCCGATAACGTCGAATCGACCGACGAAACCCACGAGATTACAACCCCGGTTGAGGACTTCGCCGCTGTTCGTGAGGCGCTTGTGGAAAGTCTGGGTGAGCCGCAACAGGCTGGTCTTGCTTGGGTTCCGCAAAATACCATCCCTGTGAATGAGGATCAGGCCGCGACTTTGTTGAAGCTGCTGGACGTGTTGGACGACAATGACGATGTCCAAAACGTCTCCGCAAACTTCGACATCGCCGATGAGGTGATGGAACGGCTCGCCTCTTGA
- the ruvC gene encoding crossover junction endodeoxyribonuclease RuvC produces MTNSATASATGPVRILGLDPGLRRTGWGIVSAEGNRLSYIAAGAITPPTDGSLASRLSALFDALLKLINDYTVDEAAVEETFVNKNPAATLKLGQARGVVLLAPANAGLSVAEYAPNLVKKSVVGAGHADKTQIQHMVKTLLPGVDFGPASTASDVADALAVAICHAHHRGATARAAQAIAGAV; encoded by the coding sequence TTGACCAACTCCGCCACCGCTTCTGCAACTGGGCCGGTTCGTATTCTCGGCCTGGATCCGGGTCTTCGCCGGACTGGTTGGGGCATAGTGTCGGCAGAGGGTAATCGGCTTTCTTACATTGCTGCGGGGGCAATCACGCCGCCAACTGATGGGTCGCTGGCCTCCAGGCTCAGTGCCCTGTTCGATGCTTTGCTTAAGCTCATCAACGATTACACGGTGGATGAAGCTGCGGTTGAGGAAACCTTCGTGAACAAGAACCCGGCGGCGACCCTGAAACTAGGGCAGGCGCGCGGTGTTGTACTCTTGGCGCCCGCCAATGCCGGGCTCTCCGTTGCGGAATACGCGCCAAACCTGGTTAAGAAGTCCGTGGTTGGTGCTGGCCATGCTGATAAAACCCAGATCCAACACATGGTTAAGACCCTGCTTCCTGGCGTTGATTTTGGTCCCGCCAGCACGGCATCGGATGTGGCTGACGCCCTGGCTGTCGCCATTTGCCATGCCCATCATCGGGGCGCGACCGCACGCGCTGCCCAAGCAATTGCGGGAGCTGTCTAA
- a CDS encoding 5-formyltetrahydrofolate cyclo-ligase codes for MDMEAVVQPLTTNLLELVAGWDGPRVVSGYWPIRGEIDSRPIMAGLIAAGHQITLPVVVARERPMIFRRWTPDTEMIKGDLPVYEPEPDAPELLPDTLLIPMLAFDQHGFRLGMGGGFYDRTVPELRKLGPVTLIGLAHHAQQGEDLPREPHDVPLDWIVTDQGAMSFASKADG; via the coding sequence TTGGATATGGAAGCGGTGGTCCAGCCGTTGACCACCAATCTATTAGAGCTCGTTGCTGGCTGGGATGGGCCACGGGTCGTGTCTGGCTATTGGCCTATCCGGGGCGAGATAGACTCCCGGCCTATTATGGCTGGCCTTATCGCCGCCGGTCATCAGATCACCCTGCCTGTAGTAGTCGCGCGCGAGCGCCCCATGATCTTCAGGCGTTGGACACCGGACACCGAGATGATCAAGGGCGACCTCCCGGTTTACGAGCCTGAGCCGGACGCACCGGAGTTGCTGCCCGATACCTTACTAATCCCCATGCTGGCATTTGACCAACATGGCTTCCGACTTGGTATGGGGGGCGGCTTTTATGATCGAACCGTGCCCGAGCTTCGTAAGCTGGGGCCGGTTACGCTGATCGGCCTCGCCCACCATGCGCAGCAAGGCGAAGATTTGCCGCGCGAGCCGCATGATGTGCCGCTTGACTGGATTGTTACGGATCAGGGGGCTATGTCCTTCGCTTCGAAAGCTGACGGTTAA
- the ruvB gene encoding Holliday junction branch migration DNA helicase RuvB encodes MSDNVERLVAGDPQDGDIEDGRAVDGGLRPERLTDFVGQAKLRENLSVFVGAAAQRGEALDHALFHGPPGLGKTTLAQIVSRELGVGFRATSGPMLSKAGDLAAILTNLEARDVLFIDEIHRLNPAVEEVLYPAMEDFQLDLIIGEGPAARSVRIDLPPFTLVGATTRAGLLTNPLRDRFGILLRLEFYADEELATIVSRNATKLGIAMDDAGALEVAKRARGTPRIAGRLLKRVRDFAVMDGVEVVDRAAADRALQRLEVDAQGLDAMDRRYLSCLAEKYGGGPVGAETLAAALADQRDVIEEVIEPYLLQQGLIQRTPRGRCLSASGYRYLGLPAPADIESRASADLFTNGDEKTP; translated from the coding sequence ATGAGCGATAACGTCGAAAGGTTAGTGGCAGGCGATCCCCAGGATGGCGACATCGAGGATGGGCGCGCCGTTGACGGTGGCCTACGCCCTGAGCGCCTGACCGATTTCGTTGGCCAGGCAAAGCTGCGTGAGAACCTGTCCGTCTTTGTTGGTGCTGCCGCTCAACGGGGAGAGGCGTTGGACCATGCGCTGTTCCATGGGCCGCCTGGTCTCGGCAAAACCACCCTGGCGCAGATCGTGTCCCGGGAGCTTGGTGTTGGTTTCCGGGCGACCTCTGGCCCCATGCTCTCAAAAGCCGGTGACCTTGCCGCCATTCTCACCAATCTTGAGGCGCGGGATGTTCTCTTTATTGATGAGATCCACCGACTGAACCCAGCGGTTGAGGAGGTGCTTTATCCAGCGATGGAGGATTTCCAGCTGGATTTGATCATCGGTGAGGGACCAGCCGCGAGATCCGTTCGCATTGATCTGCCGCCCTTTACCCTGGTTGGTGCAACGACGCGTGCTGGGTTGTTGACCAACCCGCTGCGGGACCGATTTGGCATCCTGCTGCGCCTTGAATTTTATGCCGATGAAGAGTTGGCCACCATTGTCTCTCGCAACGCCACCAAGCTTGGGATCGCTATGGATGATGCGGGCGCGTTGGAGGTTGCGAAGCGAGCCCGTGGCACGCCGCGTATTGCCGGTCGCCTACTGAAACGCGTTCGGGACTTTGCCGTCATGGATGGTGTTGAGGTGGTGGATCGTGCCGCCGCAGACCGTGCCCTGCAACGCCTTGAGGTTGATGCCCAGGGCCTCGACGCGATGGACCGCCGTTACCTAAGTTGCCTTGCCGAGAAATATGGCGGTGGGCCAGTTGGCGCCGAAACCTTGGCCGCCGCGCTTGCCGATCAGCGCGATGTTATTGAAGAGGTGATTGAGCCCTACCTGCTGCAGCAGGGGCTGATTCAGCGGACGCCACGTGGTCGCTGCTTAAGTGCCAGCGGCTACCGCTATCTGGGTCTGCCGGCCCCGGCGGATATCGAGAGCCGGGCATCGGCGGATTTGTTTACCAACGGGGATGAGAAGACCCCGTGA
- a CDS encoding response regulator has protein sequence MTVLVADDSPTMRALLKSALESFRVKQVLVAHDGDQAFQLFKESWADLAIVDWNMGPTNGIEFVRLLRNSPESPNPYIPVMLVTGHADAERISEARDAGMTEILSKPIAPKTLMQRIELVFSNPRTFIRSSDYFGPDRRRRSGGFKGVDRRTKPGDIDDETR, from the coding sequence ATGACCGTGCTTGTCGCCGATGACAGCCCGACCATGCGCGCATTGCTGAAATCCGCCTTGGAGAGCTTCCGGGTGAAACAGGTGCTGGTTGCACATGATGGCGATCAGGCGTTCCAACTGTTTAAAGAGAGCTGGGCCGATCTGGCGATTGTCGATTGGAACATGGGGCCGACCAACGGCATTGAGTTCGTCCGCCTACTGCGCAACAGCCCAGAGAGCCCTAACCCCTACATTCCAGTGATGTTGGTGACCGGCCATGCGGATGCCGAGCGGATTAGTGAGGCCCGCGATGCCGGTATGACGGAAATCCTGTCAAAACCCATCGCGCCTAAGACACTAATGCAGCGGATTGAGCTGGTGTTTAGCAACCCGCGCACCTTCATCCGGTCCAGTGATTATTTTGGCCCGGATCGACGTCGGCGCAGCGGTGGGTTCAAAGGCGTAGATCGGCGGACCAAGCCTGGCGATATCGACGACGAAACCCGTTAA
- a CDS encoding cell division protein ZapA: MARVEVSINHRKYPIVCDDGQEGRVQELATFVDSRAQQIANAAPGSSDSIIMALTTLMVADELFEERRTGGDGPSKADKAEADNQAGQAIEAVEYLTRRVAAIADSLQAD, from the coding sequence ATGGCTAGGGTTGAGGTCTCAATCAATCACCGCAAGTACCCAATCGTTTGTGATGACGGGCAAGAGGGGCGGGTCCAAGAGCTGGCCACCTTTGTCGATAGTCGGGCCCAGCAGATCGCCAATGCGGCGCCGGGCAGCAGCGACAGCATCATCATGGCCCTAACCACCTTGATGGTTGCTGATGAGTTGTTTGAAGAGCGCCGAACCGGTGGTGATGGTCCCTCTAAAGCGGACAAAGCCGAGGCTGATAATCAGGCCGGGCAGGCGATTGAAGCTGTGGAATATCTGACCCGCCGTGTCGCGGCGATTGCTGATAGCCTACAAGCAGACTAA
- the gap gene encoding type I glyceraldehyde-3-phosphate dehydrogenase, whose translation MTTKVAINGFGRIGRLVLRAAFESGRKDIEIVGINDLADVETNAHLLKYDSVHGRFSGTVTTQGNALIVNGHEITVTQERDPAALPWGEMGVDVAMECTGIFTKRDAASKHLEAGAKKVLISAPASDEDLTVVYGVNHDKLTAEHKIVSNASCTTNCLAPVAHVLHNAIGIDHGFMTTIHSYTGDQRTVDTMHSDKHRARAAAVSMIPTSTGAAKAVGKVLPELNGKLDGTAIRVPTPNVSLVDFKFRASRDTTVEEVNAAIVEAANGPLKGVLGTYDEPLVSIDFNGDPHSSVFAVNETKVMEGSFVRVMSWYDNEWGFSNRMSDTAVVLASK comes from the coding sequence ATGACGACTAAAGTCGCAATTAACGGTTTTGGCCGGATTGGCCGCCTGGTTCTCCGCGCCGCTTTTGAGAGCGGTCGCAAAGACATCGAAATCGTTGGCATCAACGACCTCGCAGATGTCGAAACCAACGCCCACCTGCTGAAGTATGACAGCGTGCATGGTCGCTTCTCCGGCACCGTAACCACCCAGGGTAATGCCCTGATCGTGAACGGCCACGAAATCACCGTGACCCAAGAACGCGACCCAGCAGCCCTGCCATGGGGCGAGATGGGCGTGGATGTGGCGATGGAGTGCACCGGCATCTTCACTAAGCGCGATGCCGCTTCTAAGCACCTGGAAGCAGGCGCCAAGAAGGTACTGATCTCGGCGCCAGCGTCTGATGAGGATCTCACCGTTGTTTACGGCGTGAACCATGACAAGCTGACCGCTGAGCATAAGATCGTCTCGAACGCGTCATGCACCACCAACTGCCTGGCGCCCGTCGCCCATGTGCTGCACAACGCCATTGGCATCGATCACGGCTTCATGACCACGATCCACAGCTACACTGGCGATCAGCGGACCGTCGACACCATGCATAGCGACAAACACCGCGCCCGCGCTGCTGCCGTCTCCATGATCCCAACCTCAACCGGTGCAGCGAAAGCAGTCGGCAAGGTGCTACCGGAGCTAAATGGCAAGCTGGATGGTACCGCGATCCGCGTCCCAACCCCGAATGTCTCGCTGGTGGACTTTAAATTCCGCGCTTCACGCGACACCACGGTTGAAGAGGTGAATGCCGCGATCGTTGAGGCCGCCAATGGCCCACTGAAAGGTGTGCTTGGCACCTATGATGAGCCGCTGGTCTCCATCGACTTTAACGGCGACCCCCATTCTTCTGTCTTCGCTGTAAACGAGACCAAAGTCATGGAAGGCAGCTTCGTTCGCGTCATGTCTTGGTATGACAATGAGTGGGGCTTCTCCAACCGCATGTCTGACACGGCTGTGGTTCTAGCTTCTAAGTAA
- a CDS encoding TIGR00282 family metallophosphoesterase has translation MKIMFLGDVVGRSGRDAVLNAVPDLRARYGLDFVVVNGENAAHGFGITPDICSSLYNAEVDCITTGNHVWDQRQIINHIDGDERLLRPLNFPAGTPGRGFSIFKLSDGRQVMVINAIARLFMELNDSPFAALDRLLERYELGRNIDAVLLDFHGEATSEKMGMGHHLDGRVSLVVGTHTHVPTSDLFILPGGTAYQTDAGMCGDYDSVIGMRKSSSTARFTQRLPTERAEPATGEATICGLLLETDDATGLAKRVTPIRMGGQLQPAIPDDSWRATAAAPA, from the coding sequence ATGAAAATTATGTTTCTGGGTGATGTGGTGGGGCGGAGCGGCCGCGATGCGGTGCTGAACGCCGTGCCTGACCTGCGCGCCCGATACGGCCTCGACTTCGTCGTGGTGAATGGTGAGAACGCGGCCCACGGCTTCGGCATTACGCCAGACATCTGCTCAAGCCTGTACAATGCTGAGGTGGACTGCATCACCACCGGCAACCACGTTTGGGACCAACGGCAGATCATTAATCATATCGATGGGGATGAGCGGCTTTTGCGGCCGCTGAATTTCCCAGCTGGAACGCCGGGTCGTGGCTTCAGTATCTTTAAGCTTAGTGATGGCCGCCAGGTGATGGTGATCAATGCCATCGCGCGGCTGTTTATGGAGCTAAATGATAGCCCCTTTGCCGCCCTGGACCGCCTTTTGGAGCGCTACGAACTAGGCCGCAATATCGACGCCGTGCTGCTTGATTTTCATGGTGAGGCAACGTCCGAGAAAATGGGCATGGGGCATCATCTCGATGGTCGGGTCAGCCTTGTCGTGGGCACCCATACCCATGTGCCGACGAGCGATTTGTTTATACTCCCTGGTGGGACGGCTTATCAGACCGATGCTGGCATGTGCGGGGATTATGACAGTGTGATCGGCATGCGCAAAAGCAGCTCAACAGCCCGCTTTACCCAGCGCCTACCGACCGAGCGGGCCGAGCCTGCGACTGGTGAGGCAACGATTTGTGGTTTGCTGCTAGAGACAGATGACGCAACCGGTCTGGCCAAGCGGGTAACCCCGATCCGGATGGGTGGGCAGCTTCAACCAGCTATCCCTGATGACAGCTGGCGGGCAACCGCAGCGGCCCCTGCTTAA
- the ruvA gene encoding Holliday junction branch migration protein RuvA, which translates to MIASLNGTIAAIFSDTAVIDVGGVGFTVQASSRTLGQLGGVGQPAKLTTHLQMREDAVTLFGFATAEEQQAFEILTKVQGVGGRVALNILSALSTNDLATAIASEDKRAVTRADGVGPKLAQRIVSELKDKIPQLVGSALTPTKGSSAVVTPMPAAAAPVADAAPNAVNDAVSALANLGYDRSDAHRAALKAQQSLGEGAKIDDLIRASLKELAPA; encoded by the coding sequence ATGATCGCCTCGTTGAATGGCACCATTGCCGCCATCTTCTCAGATACCGCCGTGATCGATGTGGGCGGCGTCGGCTTTACGGTTCAGGCCTCATCCAGAACTCTTGGCCAGCTGGGTGGCGTGGGCCAACCGGCGAAGCTGACGACCCACCTGCAAATGCGTGAGGATGCGGTCACCCTGTTTGGTTTTGCGACGGCGGAAGAGCAGCAAGCCTTTGAAATTCTGACCAAGGTTCAGGGGGTTGGCGGTCGGGTTGCGCTCAATATCCTATCCGCGCTCTCAACCAATGATCTGGCCACAGCGATTGCTTCCGAGGATAAGCGCGCGGTTACCCGTGCCGACGGTGTCGGCCCCAAGCTGGCCCAGCGCATTGTCTCGGAGCTTAAGGATAAGATCCCGCAGCTGGTCGGCAGCGCCTTAACGCCCACCAAGGGTAGCAGTGCCGTGGTCACACCGATGCCAGCGGCAGCCGCACCGGTGGCGGATGCTGCCCCAAATGCGGTGAATGATGCCGTCTCAGCCCTTGCCAACCTTGGTTATGACCGGTCGGATGCCCACCGCGCAGCCTTGAAGGCCCAGCAGAGCCTGGGCGAGGGGGCAAAAATCGATGACCTCATCCGGGCCAGCCTTAAGGAGCTCGCACCAGCATGA
- the tkt gene encoding transketolase — protein MSTASATAEPQTATQATAAHEDMANAIRFLSMDAVQAANSGHPGMPMGMADVATVLFTKFLKFDASQPEWPDRDRFILSAGHGSMLIYSLLHLTGYEAFPLEEIKKFRQIGARTAGHPEVEHDAGIETTTGPLGQGISNAVGFALAERIMNARFGDDLVDHHTYVIASDGDLMEGISHEACSMAGHLGLGRLIVLFDDNEISIDGPTSLSFSDDITKRFESYNWDVQTVDGHDAAAIEAAIAAAKKTDSPSIIRCRTQIGYGSPNKANTSGAHGAPLGDDEIAATRSALGWGHEPFVVPDDVKASWAAAGSRGAADRDAWQARLAGSAKGSEFEAAVSGDLPAALTTTIAEIKNKAVDEKPSPATRAASGQVLEAILPVVPEMVGGSADLTGSNNTKTKDGGILSRDNYAGRYIHYGIREHGMAAAMNGMALHGGVIPYSGTFLAFSDYNRPSLRLAALMEQRVIQVKTHDSIGLGEDGPTHQPVEHLAALRAIPNLLVFRPCDLAETAEAWEAALSAKKSPSIMALTRQGLPMMRVEKTDENLTAKGAYILREPAEAPKAVIVATGSEVHLAVEAAEALAAEGVPVRVVSAPCFDLFDQQDDAYKASVLGKGLPRVGIEAAIGFGWERYLGENSKFIGMNSFGASGPYKELYKHFGITADAAAQAVRDLLA, from the coding sequence ATGTCCACAGCCAGCGCGACGGCCGAGCCGCAAACCGCCACCCAAGCCACTGCCGCGCATGAGGATATGGCCAACGCCATCCGCTTCCTATCCATGGATGCCGTGCAGGCCGCAAACTCTGGTCACCCTGGCATGCCAATGGGCATGGCCGATGTGGCAACGGTTCTGTTTACCAAGTTCCTTAAGTTTGACGCGAGCCAGCCTGAATGGCCCGACCGTGATCGCTTCATCCTGTCGGCTGGCCATGGCTCGATGCTGATCTACAGCCTCCTCCACTTGACGGGGTATGAGGCCTTCCCATTGGAAGAGATTAAGAAGTTCCGCCAAATCGGCGCCCGCACTGCTGGCCACCCAGAGGTGGAGCATGATGCCGGGATCGAAACCACCACTGGTCCACTGGGTCAGGGTATCTCAAACGCCGTTGGTTTCGCGCTCGCTGAGCGGATCATGAACGCCCGGTTTGGTGACGATCTGGTCGATCACCACACCTATGTCATCGCCAGTGATGGCGACCTTATGGAAGGCATCAGCCACGAGGCATGCTCAATGGCGGGTCACCTCGGCCTCGGCCGCCTCATTGTTCTGTTTGATGACAATGAGATCAGCATCGATGGCCCAACCTCGCTCAGCTTCTCAGACGACATCACCAAACGGTTTGAGAGCTATAACTGGGATGTTCAGACGGTCGACGGTCATGACGCTGCTGCCATCGAGGCCGCCATCGCCGCCGCGAAGAAAACTGACAGCCCCTCAATCATTCGCTGCCGCACCCAAATTGGTTATGGCTCACCGAACAAGGCTAACACCTCCGGTGCCCACGGTGCCCCGCTGGGCGATGATGAGATTGCGGCCACCCGCTCTGCCCTTGGTTGGGGTCACGAGCCCTTTGTCGTGCCGGATGATGTGAAGGCCAGCTGGGCTGCCGCAGGTAGCCGTGGTGCCGCTGATCGTGATGCCTGGCAGGCTCGCCTCGCCGGTTCCGCCAAAGGCAGTGAGTTTGAAGCTGCCGTTAGCGGCGATCTGCCTGCAGCGCTGACCACCACGATTGCAGAGATCAAGAACAAGGCCGTTGATGAGAAGCCATCGCCGGCGACGCGCGCTGCGTCTGGCCAGGTTCTGGAAGCTATCCTCCCGGTGGTGCCAGAGATGGTTGGCGGTTCAGCCGACCTAACAGGCTCAAACAATACCAAGACCAAGGATGGTGGCATTCTAAGCCGCGACAACTACGCTGGTCGTTACATCCATTATGGCATTCGTGAGCATGGCATGGCCGCGGCGATGAATGGCATGGCGCTACATGGCGGGGTTATCCCCTATAGCGGCACCTTCCTCGCCTTCTCCGATTACAACCGCCCATCCCTGCGCCTCGCCGCGCTGATGGAACAGCGGGTCATCCAGGTGAAAACCCATGACAGTATCGGCCTTGGTGAAGATGGCCCAACTCACCAACCGGTTGAGCATCTGGCCGCTCTGCGCGCCATTCCTAACCTGCTGGTGTTCCGCCCTTGCGATCTGGCCGAAACGGCAGAAGCCTGGGAAGCCGCACTGAGTGCCAAGAAGAGCCCATCCATCATGGCGCTTACCCGTCAGGGTCTGCCGATGATGCGGGTTGAGAAAACCGATGAGAACCTGACCGCCAAAGGCGCTTACATCCTGCGCGAACCTGCAGAAGCACCAAAAGCGGTGATCGTCGCAACCGGGTCCGAGGTTCATCTGGCGGTTGAAGCCGCAGAAGCCCTGGCGGCCGAGGGCGTGCCAGTGCGCGTTGTCTCAGCCCCATGCTTCGACCTCTTTGACCAACAGGATGATGCCTATAAGGCCAGCGTCCTTGGCAAGGGCCTGCCCCGCGTTGGTATTGAGGCGGCAATCGGCTTCGGCTGGGAGCGGTATCTTGGCGAGAACAGCAAGTTCATCGGCATGAACAGCTTCGGCGCCTCCGGCCCTTACAAAGAACTCTACAAGCATTTCGGTATTACGGCAGATGCCGCCGCCCAAGCGGTGCGTGACCTGCTGGCCTAA
- a CDS encoding DotI/IcmL family type IV secretion protein yields the protein MASDALPHSAMDRDMDDPLERKNTDGKFYVGLTILVTVIIVGVAAMVIHQRGGIYGPPPPNVEDLRRDRMAAPGHNDDYILDYAAEVMAASVTFDARTFHNQLADLEGYFTPDGWTLFNHTLERLEVVQMMQSGRFTVTPSLNGDPVIIGKGVEAATYQWRVAVPLMVVMESSDRSLDRGLVAHARIIRRPLEQYPQGIAIDSLNFLPDESAVPGPG from the coding sequence GTGGCGTCTGACGCGCTGCCACACTCTGCGATGGACCGCGATATGGACGACCCGTTAGAGCGCAAAAATACGGATGGTAAGTTCTATGTTGGGCTGACCATTCTGGTGACCGTAATCATCGTGGGCGTGGCCGCGATGGTTATCCATCAGCGCGGCGGCATCTATGGACCGCCCCCACCAAATGTTGAAGATTTGCGCCGTGATCGCATGGCGGCACCTGGCCATAACGACGATTACATTTTGGATTACGCAGCAGAGGTGATGGCGGCATCAGTCACCTTTGATGCCCGAACCTTCCATAACCAACTGGCAGATTTGGAGGGGTACTTCACCCCCGACGGGTGGACCCTGTTCAACCACACATTGGAGCGGTTGGAAGTTGTCCAGATGATGCAATCGGGACGGTTCACGGTCACGCCAAGTTTGAATGGCGATCCTGTGATTATCGGCAAGGGGGTTGAGGCCGCGACCTATCAATGGCGGGTCGCCGTTCCCCTGATGGTGGTGATGGAATCATCAGACCGCAGCCTGGACCGCGGTCTGGTTGCCCATGCCCGTATTATCCGCCGCCCCCTCGAGCAGTATCCTCAGGGTATCGCAATCGATAGCCTGAACTTCCTGCCCGATGAGAGCGCCGTTCCAGGGCCTGGTTAA